Proteins encoded within one genomic window of Humulus lupulus chromosome 1, drHumLupu1.1, whole genome shotgun sequence:
- the LOC133802636 gene encoding protein TONSOKU encodes MPPYSKMARDESKLSAAKRSYQSAKAEGNHQEEAKWANVIGHILKDRGEYVEALRWLRLDYDISLKFLTQRHCFASCQSLGEVYLLLKQFKDALSFQKKHLELAKDAYDLVEQQRANTQLGRTYYEMLLNSKDDHQVVLSAKKYFKSAMELARVLKENPPSHSCSFLVEYIDAHNNMGMLEMELDNFEEARKILSEGLQICDEEEVIENDAGRSRLHHNLGFVYMELRVWDKAKFHIEKDIVICKKIEHCQGEAKGYINLGLLHYRNQKYDEALECYKRARDLAKTMEDEDSLVDEIDQNIESAKEAKKINDELKKEEQNLKKLIRGVTTARGTSRERSCLLQQNTSLNCLIDKARLINLWSKLLEFGKKKKKISKELGDKEKLSDSFLFIGEAYENLREFSKASKWYTKSWETYKSIRNLEGQAMALLSIGNVLDSAGKWKDALKAYEECYRIAIEAKLDSIQLKALENMNYSHLIRFNNLDEARKYQLQINKLKELEDKELGKQDMVENYCSETDTEGSTHISSDRSNTCDSPDTLAGVEEMSDDAPLISLIQPTRSSPKTKPTYIGKQNTSSNFIKISPRGSSRSISNQETVGRKRVRVVLSDDEDETFVEVERSNARTLGYQVEDVATSDEFKSKSDTVNPGCMIQAVSGVVSKHTNMSNTPVNIEESSSSYKNTGHFVSTQNGEGHRSSSSKEHDQCITVKVDTELIHVEAGVFVATDKLSIESLKVELACLYYLQLPVEKQSEGLLPIIQHIRWGDRVLESLETIETIKDQMGKVLVEAFLDGWVQKRLIKQYIDGCKEVSETPNMKLLKKLYDLEVSDDEITVSDCELQDLSVTPLLNALQTHKTFAMLDLSHNLLGNVTMEKLQRVFTSSGQKYGGLTLDLHCNLFGPTALFQVCECPLLFARLEVLNMASNRLTDACASYLSTILRNCRALCSLNIEGCAITSRTIQKVADALDAGSVLEQLCIGHNNPVSGNAIVNLLAKLTALKSFSKLSLNGLKLSKPVVDSLCQLAKTSSLSTLMLGKTGIGTEGALMITELMFSGTEESVKLDLSYCGLTSEYIFKVTADMSIVCCILELNLAGNPITQQGTGALSSMLLNPQCCLKVLVLEKCQLGVAGILQILQALADNNSLEDLNLAANADTDRHNTPQHDITTKGCTTEITEIVQPKTNITESSPKMRTLEEVVPTQQCLCPEDDELNQLEIADSEDDHIRVEAAASGIDDSCASSCQRNSSRECQLVLELSTAIRMAKKLQLLDLSKNGLSTQAIELYAAWSSSRPCPAYRHIKDRTIHLYTEGKKCCIRSCCKKD; translated from the exons ATGCCTCCTTACTCGAAAATGGCTCGCGACGAATCGAAGCTGAGCGCGGCGAAGCGGTCGTACCAGAGCGCCAAGGCGGAAGGAAACCACCAGGAGGAGGCCAAGTGGGCTAATGTCATCGGCCATATCTTGAAGGATCGAGGAGAGTATGTGGAGGCTCTCAGATGGCTTCGTCTCGATTACGATATCTCTTTAAAGTTCCTGACTCAGAGGCATTGCTTCGCTTCTTGCCAGTCTCTCGGTGAGGTCTATCTTCTTCTCAAGCAGTTCAAAGATGCTCTTTCCTTTCAG AAAAAACATTTAGAGCTTGCCAAGGATGCGTACGACCTTGTTGAGCAGCAAAGGGCCAACACTCAGTTAGGTCGTACCTATTATGAGATGCTTTTAAATTCTAAAGATGACCACCAAGTGGTGCTGAGTGCCAAAAAGTATTTTAAGTCTGCTATGGAGCTTGCACGGGTTCTGAAGGAGAACCCACCTTCTCATTCTTGTTCTTTCCTTGTGGAATATATTGATGCACATAACAATATGGGAATGCTTGAAATGGAGCTCGACAATTTTGAAGAGGCTAGAAAGATCCTGAGTGAAGGATTACAGATATGTGATGAAGAAGAGGTGATAGAAAACGATGCTGGGCGTAGCCGGCTCCATCATAACCTTGGGTTTGTTTATATGGAGCTGAGGGTGTGGGATAAAGCAAAGTTTCACATTGAGAAGGACATTGTGATCTGTAAGAAAATTGAGCATTGTCAGGGAGAGGCAAAGGGATATATCAATCTTGGTTTATTGCATTACAGAAACCAGAAGTATGATGAGGCACTTGAGTGCTACAAAAGAGCACGTGATCTGGCCAAAACAATGGAAGATGAGGATTCTTTAGTAGATGAAATTGATCAAAATATTGAATCTGCCAAAGAAGCTAAGAAAATAAATGATGAATTAAAGAAAGAAGAGCAGAATCTCAAGAAGCTTATTAGAGGTGTAACCACTGCAAGAGGAACATCTCGAGAAAGAAGTTGCCTGCTGCAACAAAACACTTCTCTCAATTGTCTAATTGATAAAGCAAGATTAATAAATTTATGGTCAAAG CTTCTTgaatttggaaagaaaaagaagaagatatCCAAAGAACTTGGTGACAAAGAAAAATTGAGTGATTCATTTTTGTTTATCGGAGAAGCATATGAGAATCTCAGGGAATTTAGCAAAGCTAGTAAATGGTACACAAAGAGTTGGGAAACATACAAGTCAATTCGCAACCTAGAG GGGCAGGCAATGGCACTACTTAGTATTGGCAATGTTTTGGATAGTGCTGGTAAATGGAAAGATGCATTGAAAGCATATGAAGAATGCTATAG GATTGCCATTGAAGCTAAACTTGATTCTATTCAACTTAAAGCTCTGGAGAATATGAATTATAGCCACCTGATAAGGTTTAATAATCTCGATGAGGCCAG GAAGTATCAGCTTCAAATTAACAAGTTAAAAGAATTGGAGGATAAAGAGCTTGGAAAACAGGATATGGTGGAGAATTACTGCTCAGAAACTGACACTGAAGGGAGCACTCATATCTCAAGTGACAGATCGAATACATGTGACTCACCTGACACCTTGGCTGGTGTAGAAGAGATGAGCGATGATGCACCTTTGATTTCACTTATTCAGCCCACCAGGAGTTCACCCAAAACCAAGCCAACTTATATTGGAAAACAAAATACATCTTCAAATTTCATCAAAATTTCACCAAGAGGTTCCTCTAGATCAATCAGTAATCAGGAGACAGTTGGCCGTAAACGTGTTCGTGTAGTGCTTTCTGATGACGAGGATGAAACATTTGTTGAAGTGGAGCGCTCTAATGCCAGGACTCTAGGTTACCAAGTAGAGGATGTTGCTACATCTGATGAAT TTAAAAGTAAAAGTGATACAGTCAATCCTGGTTGTATGATTCAG GCTGTGTCGGGAGTTGTTTCCAAACACACAAACATGTCCAACACTCCTGTTAACATTGAAGAAAGCTCCAGTTCATACAAAAATACAGGTCATTTTGTTTCCACTCAAAATGGCGAAGGTCATAGATCTTCAAGCTCTAAAGAACATGAT CAATGCATTACTGTCAAGGTTGACACAGAGCTGATACATGTTGAAGCTGGAGTATTTGTGGCAACGGATAAATTGAGTATTGAGTCTTTGAAGGTTGAATTGGCATGCTTATACTACTTGCAACTCCCAgtggaaaaacaatcagaag GTTTGCTTCCCATAATTCAGCATATAAGATGGGGTGATAGAGTGCTTGAATCATTAGAAAcaattgaaactataaaggatcAAATGGGCAAAGTCTTGGTTGAAGCTTTCTTAGATG GATGGGTTCAGAAGCGTTTGATAAAACAATACATAGACGGCTGCAAGGAGGTATCAGAAACACCCAATATGAAGTTGTTAAAGAAATTATATGATTTAGAG GTTTCAGATGATGAAATTACTGTATCCGACTGTGAATTGCAAGACTTATCAGTAACCCCTCTGCTCAACGCCTTGCAAACCCACAAAACATTTGCAATGCTGGACCTTTCTCACAATTTATTAG GAAATGTAACTATGGAAAAGCTTCAACGAGTATTCACATCCTCAGGCCAAAAGTATGGTGGGTTGACATTGGATCTGCATTGCAATCTGTTTGGTCCAACTGCTCTGTTTCAG GTTTGTGAATGTCCTTTGCTATTTGCTCGATTGGAAGTCCTTAATATGGCTAGCAACCGCCTCACTGATGCTTGTGCATCCTACCTATCAACTATACTGCGAAATTGCCGAG CCCTTTGTAGCTTAAATATAGAAGGCTGTGCCATAACGTCTAGAACAATTCAAAAGGTTGCTGATGCCTTAGATGCTGGATCGGTCCTCGAACAATTATGTATTG GACATAACAACCCTGTATCTGGAAATGCCATTGTTAATTTACTGGCCAAGCTTACTGCCTTGAAAAG TTTTTCAAAATTGAGTCTGAATGGTTTGAAGCTAAGCAAGCCTGTAGTTGATAGCCTGTGCCAGCTTGCTAAAACCTCTTCTTTGTCAACATTGATGCTTGGAAAGACTGGTATTGGAACT GAAGGGGCTTTAATGATTACAGAGCTTATGTTCAGTGGAACTGAGGAGTCTGTAAAACTTGATCTTTCATATTGTGGACTTACATCTGAATACATTTTCAAAGTAACCGCAGATATGTCCATTGTTTGTTGCATTCTTGAACTCAACCTGGCAGGAAATCCCATTACACAGCAG GGCACAGGCGCTTTATCATCAATGCTTTTGAACCCTCAGTGTTGCCTGAAGGTTTTGGTGTTAGAAAAGTGTCAGCTTGGTGTTGCTGGAATTCTACAAATACTTCAAGCTTTAGCAG ATAACAACTCTCTTGAAGATCTCAATCTTGCTGCCAATGCTGACACTGATCGACATAATACTCCACAGCATGACATAACAACAAAAGGCTGCACCACAGAGATCACAGAGATTGTGCAGCCAAAGACTAACATAACCGAATCCTCTCCCAAGATGCGTACACTGGAGGAAGTTGTGCCTACTCAACAGTGTTTATGCCCCGAGGACGATGAATTAAATCAGCTCGAAATTGCTGACAGTGAAGATGATCATATTAGAGTTGAAGCTGCGGCTTCTGGAATTGACGACAGCTGTGCAAGTTCATGTCAAAGAAACTCATCTCGAGAGTGCCAACTTGTTCTAGAGCTTTCTACTGCCATTAGAATGGCCAAGAAGCTGCAATTACTGGATCTTAGCAAAAATGGTTTATCAACACAGGCTATAGAGTTGTACGCAGCATGGTCAAGTTCAAGGCCTTGTCCTGCTTACAGGCATATTAAGGACCGAACAATCCATTTGTACACAGAGGGTAAGAAGTGTTGCATAAGATCCTGCTGCAAAAAGGATTGA